GCAGCTTCGCTGTGGATAGGTACTATTTCGTGCAAAAATGAATTTAAAGGACAAACAGTGCGTACCACGCAATTATCTAAGCTGAATGACACCACCGAGTTGTATTCTTTTGGTGAGGTGCGTTATACCGGACGCGCCGTGGAATACTACGACAACGGAAGCCCCAAATTAATTATGTATTTAGAAGATGGTATTCCGTTTCAGAAAACAGGCTACTACAACAGTAAATCTGAGGAAAAACAAAAAAGCTACGAAATTTTGTATCGCAGCGACGGCACAAAAAAAGAACGCAAAGACTGGTATTCTAACGGAAAGAAAAAATTAGAAATGTATTTCAACGCCCAAGACCAAATAGACGGCACATTTACCGAGTGGTATCCTATCGGTACGGTGAAGTCGGTGATGAGATATGAAGAAGGAAAAAAACACGGGTTACACGCCGAATGGTATCAAAGCGGAAAGAAAAAAATGGAAACCGAATACAGAAACGGAAAAATCGTAGCCATTGAAGATTATACACCCAACAAAAAATCTAACCAAAAAAAGAAAGGTTTAGGCAGAAATTTATTCAAATAAACACTTCGCAGATATTTAAAATAAAAATAACTTTGCCCTTGCAACTGGTTATTTTCATCCAAAACAGTTGTTCTATTCTTACATTTAATACAGATTAATTATGAAATATATCCATACTTACTTCTCTTTATTTACATTTATTCTGTTGTTGTTTACGGCTTGCAGAAATAACGAAGCATCATCTGAAGATACTAAAGCTGTAGTAGATAATAATTTACCTTCTGTAAAAGTAGAAGTAGAGGGTTTACCTATTAAAGATTTAAACTTTAAAGGTGGTGTGTATTATCAGGGCAGTACCCCCTATACCGGAAAAGCATATACTCTTTTTGAGCCGGGTTTTATAAAAGAAAAAATTAGTTTTGTCAATGGTTTTAAAGAAGGTACTTCCCAAATTTTTAATCGCAACGGACACATGGTTAAAGAAGAAAACTATCTGGTCGGAAAATTAGACGGCGAACAAAAGGAGTGGTTTCCAAATACAAAACAGTTAAAAACTGTTCAAACGTATAAAAACGGTGTAGAAGCAGGCTTAAAAACTACCTATTATGAAAATGGAGCAAAAAAAGCTGAACAAACTGGCGATGTAAGCGGCACACGCACCGAATGGTTTCCGAACGGAAGTGTAAAGTTATTTGAAAGGTATAAAGATTATCAGTTGGATAGTGTTCGTGTAGAATTTTATGACACCGGAAAAAAAGCAAAAGAACAATATTACAGCAACGGACAACTCAACGGAAAATCTAATTCTTGGTATCCTGATGGCACACCCAAATCAGATGCGACATATATTAGTGGCAATTTACACGGCTTGGCTACCGAGTGGTACGAAGACGGTAAAGCCAAATCTCAAATCGGATACAAAAATGGTATCATTGACGGCGTAAGCCTTGAAATGTACCCTTCAGGAGCTAAAAAGAAAGAATTTATGGTAAAAGACGGTATCACCGTAGGTACTTATACCGAATGGTATATGAATGGTGCCAAAAAAACAGAAATCCACTATATTAATGGCGATAAGGAAGGAAAAGAAATTGAATGGCACGAAAATGGTATGGTGGCTGCCGAAACCGTTTATGTAAATGGAAGCCCCATTGGCGAAACGACACGTTTTGACCGCAGCGGTCGTCAAATCAACAACCCCAAAGGAATGGGCGGCAAAGGCAGAAAAGGCAAAGGCGGCGGCGCACCACAAACGGCACAAAATCCGCAGAAACCTGACACAGAAACACAGCCTAAAAAGAAATAAAACAAGATTATCTCATTGTTAGGTATTTTGTACTGAATTATTTTTATTAAACTGTATAATTCATACTTTATACCTAAACAATGCTTTTATAATCCTTCGCCTATTATTTATTTTTTTCTGAATCAATAAGAACCCAGTTTTTGATGAAAATATTAGTGAGTGGTGCTGCGGGTTTTATCGGCTTTCACATCAGTAAAAAACTATTGGAATTAGGCTATCAAGTCGCAGGAATAGATAATCTTAATGACTATTATGATATAAGTCTGAAAAAAGACCGTCTTCAATCGCTCGGAATACATCTGCAAGCCGACAATAATAGCGTATATCATAGCAAAACACACCCATCGTTCACTTTTTACCGCTATGATATATGTGATGAAATTCTTATCCGCAGACTTTTTCAGGAAGAACAAAACATCGCCGTAGTTTGTCATTTGGCGGCACAAGCCGGAGTGCGCTACAGTCTTCAAAATCCGGCTACTTATATTGATACAAACATCAGAGGTTTTTTCAACGTCATCAATACCGCCGCTGCGCATAATATTCGCTTGTTGATGTATGCCAGCAGTTCCAGTGTTTATGGCGAACAACAACAAAAACCCTTTGCCGAAACTGACGACACCGAACACCCTATTAGCATTTATGCCGCTACCAAAAAAAGCAACGAAATCTTAGCTTATACCTACAGCCATCTGTATAACCTGCCTACAATGGGATTGCGCTTTTTCACGGTGTACGGTCCGTGGGGACGACCCGATATGGCAATGTATCGTTTTTGCAAGGCTATATGCGAACACCAAACCATAGAACTATACAACCAAGGCAATCTATATCGTGATTTTACATATATTGATGATGTAGTTACAGGTATCGTAAATTTAATGCAAAAAGCTCTTGCAAATTTGGAGCAGCATCAATGTATAATGCCGGAAGAAAAAACCACTCCGAATTATACTTTGATGAATATAGGCAACACACAACCTATATTGATTAAATCGCTCATTGATTTACTTGAAAATGTGCTGGAGCAAAAAGCCGACATAAAATACTTACCGATGCAAGCCGGCGAAGTAAGCAATACTTGGGCTGACACCAATAAAATATTCCATTATTGCGGCTTTAAACCCACCACCCCACTTAGCAAAGGTATTCAACAATACGCCGAGTGGTTCCTACAATACTATTATCCGCAGAAATATCCCATTTACCATTAAAAATTATCATTATTTTTTTTGATAATTTTATTAAAATTTGCCTATATTTGCGCCCTAATTCGTAAACTAAGCATGCAGTTTTGAAGGCAAACGATAAATATACTATCCCTTTTGTCGGCTTAAAAGTTGGGCATCATACATTTCAATATCATATTGATAGGGAATTTTTTCAACATTTTCCCGATTCGCCTGTCCAGCAATCCAATGTAGAGGTATATTTGGATTTTGAGAAAAAGAACAATTTTTTTGTATTGGATTTTTCAATAGAAGGTACTGTGCCTACGGAATGTGACCGTTGCTTGGAAATATTTGACATAGGAATTAACGGCAGGTACCGCGTTTTGGCAAAATACAGCGATGACGCTGCGGCTTCTGATGATACTATAGATGTAGTGTATATCGCAAATCAGGATATAAGCATCAATGTAACACAATTGATTTATGAATTTATAATATTGAGTATTCCGGTGCGCAGAGTGCACCCTGATACTGCCGAAGGAAAAATGGGCTGCGATGCAACTATCATTCAACATCTTCAAAAAAACGAACAAAAAAATACTGTACCTTCTTCCGATAATGAAACAGACCCGCGCTGGCAATCATTATTAGCATTAAAACAGCAAAATAATAAACAATAAAGTAAAAATATTTAATAACTCTATAAAATAATACTATAATATGCCTCATCCCAAAAGACGACACTCCGTCGTGCGCCG
The window above is part of the Sphingobacteriales bacterium genome. Proteins encoded here:
- a CDS encoding DUF177 domain-containing protein — protein: MKANDKYTIPFVGLKVGHHTFQYHIDREFFQHFPDSPVQQSNVEVYLDFEKKNNFFVLDFSIEGTVPTECDRCLEIFDIGINGRYRVLAKYSDDAAASDDTIDVVYIANQDISINVTQLIYEFIILSIPVRRVHPDTAEGKMGCDATIIQHLQKNEQKNTVPSSDNETDPRWQSLLALKQQNNKQ
- a CDS encoding GDP-mannose 4,6-dehydratase, with amino-acid sequence MKILVSGAAGFIGFHISKKLLELGYQVAGIDNLNDYYDISLKKDRLQSLGIHLQADNNSVYHSKTHPSFTFYRYDICDEILIRRLFQEEQNIAVVCHLAAQAGVRYSLQNPATYIDTNIRGFFNVINTAAAHNIRLLMYASSSSVYGEQQQKPFAETDDTEHPISIYAATKKSNEILAYTYSHLYNLPTMGLRFFTVYGPWGRPDMAMYRFCKAICEHQTIELYNQGNLYRDFTYIDDVVTGIVNLMQKALANLEQHQCIMPEEKTTPNYTLMNIGNTQPILIKSLIDLLENVLEQKADIKYLPMQAGEVSNTWADTNKIFHYCGFKPTTPLSKGIQQYAEWFLQYYYPQKYPIYH
- a CDS encoding toxin-antitoxin system YwqK family antitoxin; its protein translation is MKYIHTYFSLFTFILLLFTACRNNEASSEDTKAVVDNNLPSVKVEVEGLPIKDLNFKGGVYYQGSTPYTGKAYTLFEPGFIKEKISFVNGFKEGTSQIFNRNGHMVKEENYLVGKLDGEQKEWFPNTKQLKTVQTYKNGVEAGLKTTYYENGAKKAEQTGDVSGTRTEWFPNGSVKLFERYKDYQLDSVRVEFYDTGKKAKEQYYSNGQLNGKSNSWYPDGTPKSDATYISGNLHGLATEWYEDGKAKSQIGYKNGIIDGVSLEMYPSGAKKKEFMVKDGITVGTYTEWYMNGAKKTEIHYINGDKEGKEIEWHENGMVAAETVYVNGSPIGETTRFDRSGRQINNPKGMGGKGRKGKGGGAPQTAQNPQKPDTETQPKKK